In Aspergillus oryzae RIB40 DNA, chromosome 6, one genomic interval encodes:
- a CDS encoding pyridoxal phosphate-dependent aminotransferase (1-aminocyclopropane-1-carboxylate synthase, and related proteins), with protein sequence MEASTLSSRADAQCQTYSNIVWEVLKDLWHPQDNPKGIVNLGVAENTLMHAELQDFVRRNTSIHQHAFTYGDGNFGSKRLRRAVAQFLNERLRPVLPLEAEHIVVTNGVSHAIEHCSWALCNKGDGILLGRPYYKSFIADISLRPEVEVITVSFGGLDPLGTDCVKRYEEAVLSARQRGVVVRGLILCNPHNPSGRCYPEETIKELMKLCQRHRIHFISDEIYALSTWENKEETWDSPPVPFISTLAVPTDGLIDPERVHVLWGMSKDFGANGLRVGYLISQHNRNLHTALQSVALYSYVSSISDHLAAAILENVDWVDRYIESNRQKLSESFSFAVRFLRQQGISYTPGAYAAFFLWVDLGRAYCERHPESSTSRDLNTKISRRLIEEKVFIANGTIFGSEKEGLFRVVFSHPIGYLEEGLKRMMKAINNHACVQ encoded by the coding sequence ATGGAAGCAAGCACCCTCTCATCCCGAGCTGACGCCCAATGCCAGACATATTCGAATATTGTCTGGGAAGTACTCAAAGATCTATGGCACCCACAAGACAACCCGAAAGGAATTGTCAACCTCGGAGTGGCAGAGAATACCCTGATGCACGCTGAGCTACAAGACTTTGTCAGGCGCAATACGAGCATACACCAACATGCGTTCACGTACGGCGATGGGAACTTCGGCAGCAAACGACTACGACGTGCAGTTGCACAGTTCCTGAACGAGCGTCTACGCCCAGTGCTACCACTCGAGGCGGAGCACATAGTGGTGACAAACGGTGTTTCCCACGCAATCGAACACTGCTCGTGGGCGTTGTGCAACAAGGGCGACGGCATCCTTCTCGGACGACCCTATTACAAGTCATTCATCGCCGATATCTCTCTTCGACCGGAAGTCGAGGTTATCACTGTGAGCTTTGGTGGACTTGACCCCCTTGGTACGGATTGCGTTAAGAGATATGAAGAGGCGGTCCTTAGCGCCAGGCAACGCGGTGTCGTCGTGCGAGGACTCATCCTTTGTAACCCACATAATCCCTCAGGTCGTTGCTATCCCGAGGAGACAATTAAGGAGCTGATGAAGTTATGCCAGCGCCACAGAATACATTTCATTAGTGACGAGATATACGCCCTGTCCACTTGGGAGAATAAAGAGGAAACCTGGGACTCTCCTCCAGTGCCTTTCATTTCAACCCTGGCGGTCCCGACTGATGGGTTAATTGATCCAGAGCGCGTGCATGTTTTGTGGGGTATGAGTAAGGATTTCGGGGCTAATGGGCTCCGGGTTGGGTACCTTATTTCTCAACACAATCGCAATCTTCACACGGCGCTGCAATCCGTTGCTCTGTACTCTTATGTGTCGTCCATCTCAGACCACCTTGCCGCCGCGATTCTCGAGAATGTGGATTGGGTTGACAGGTATATCGAAAGCAACCGGCAAAAACTGTCTGAATCCTTTAGCTTTGCAGTTCGCTTTTTGAGACAACAGGGAATCTCGTATACGCCCGGTGCCTATGCGGCGTTCTTTCTATGGGTTGATTTGGGTAGAGCATATTGCGAGAGACACCCGGAGTCATCAACGTCGAGGGACTTAAACACGAAGATTAGCAGGCGATTGATAGAGGAGAAGGTGTTCATTGCGAATGGGACGATCTTTGGATCCGAAAAGGAGGGGCTTTTTCGGGTTGTCTTTTCTCATCCCATTGGATATCTCGAAGAGGGGCtcaagaggatgatgaaaGCGATAAATAACCATGCTTGCGTCCAATGA